A window of the Butyricimonas virosa genome harbors these coding sequences:
- the thiH gene encoding 2-iminoacetate synthase ThiH, whose amino-acid sequence MTSFYDTLKTYDWDDVKQNIMDKSKNDAIAAINNPHRTLDDFMALISPAATPLLEDMAVEANRLTLERFGNTIQLYIPLYVSNYCTNFCVYCGFNHDNDIHRKMLTLEEVQAETDVITGWGFKHLLLVSGEAPAVTTVDYYEKVIRTVRDKFSQIALEVQPLDTDDYARLHEAGLSFVCVYQETYNEQQYPKYHPKGRKANYRYRLETPDRACTAGVQKMGIGALLGLEDWRTDSFFTALHLKYLEKTYWRSKYSISLPRLRPHAGAFMPKDPINDKQMVQLICAYRLLDQQAEISISTRESREFRDHVMHLGATSMSAGSSTEPGGYVVPHKELEQFAINDNRTPQEMVEAIKAQGYEPVWKDWDTWM is encoded by the coding sequence ATGACTTCATTTTACGATACCTTGAAAACCTACGACTGGGACGATGTGAAACAGAACATCATGGATAAGTCGAAAAACGATGCTATCGCGGCAATCAATAACCCGCATCGCACGTTAGATGATTTTATGGCATTGATCTCCCCGGCGGCAACACCGTTGCTGGAGGACATGGCCGTGGAAGCTAACCGCCTGACCCTGGAAAGATTCGGGAACACGATCCAGTTGTACATTCCCTTGTACGTTTCCAATTACTGCACGAATTTCTGCGTGTACTGCGGTTTCAACCACGATAACGATATTCACCGGAAAATGCTTACTCTCGAAGAGGTACAGGCGGAAACCGACGTTATTACCGGGTGGGGATTCAAGCACCTGCTGCTCGTGTCGGGCGAGGCGCCTGCCGTGACCACGGTGGACTACTACGAGAAAGTGATCCGTACGGTACGGGACAAGTTCTCGCAGATCGCCCTTGAAGTGCAACCTCTCGACACGGACGACTACGCCCGGCTACACGAGGCCGGGTTGAGCTTCGTGTGCGTGTACCAAGAAACGTATAACGAACAACAATATCCCAAGTACCACCCCAAGGGACGGAAGGCAAATTACCGCTACCGTTTGGAAACTCCCGACAGGGCATGCACGGCCGGGGTACAGAAAATGGGTATCGGGGCATTGCTCGGTCTGGAAGACTGGCGCACCGACTCGTTTTTCACGGCCCTGCACTTGAAATACCTGGAAAAGACCTACTGGCGTTCCAAATACTCGATCTCTCTTCCCCGCCTGAGGCCACACGCCGGGGCTTTCATGCCTAAAGACCCGATCAACGACAAGCAGATGGTGCAACTGATATGCGCCTACCGCTTGCTGGATCAGCAGGCTGAAATCTCCATATCCACGCGGGAAAGCCGGGAATTCCGGGATCACGTGATGCACCTGGGAGCCACGTCCATGAGTGCCGGGTCGAGCACGGAGCCAGGCGGGTACGTCGTTCCCCACAAGGAACTGGAACAATTTGCCATCAACGACAACCGTACCCCGCAAGAGATGGTCGAGGCCATCAAGGCACAAGGGTATGAACCCGTGTGGAAAGATTGGGACACTTGGATGTAG
- a CDS encoding thiazole synthase: MALKIADKEFTSRLFTGTGKFASNQLMEDAILASESQLVTVALKRVNMDGKDDDILAHLKAPHITLLPNTSGVRTAKEAVFAAQLAREALGTNWLKLEIHPDPKYLLPDPIETLKATEELAKLGFVVLPYIQADPVLCKHLENAGAATVMPLGAPIGTNKGLVTRDLLEIIIEQSNVPVIVDAGIGAPSHAAAAMEMGAAAVLVNTAIAVSPNPVEMGRAFKLAVEAGRMAFEAKLAKQYRHAQASSPLTAFLD; encoded by the coding sequence ATGGCTTTAAAAATAGCAGACAAAGAATTTACCTCGCGCTTATTTACCGGAACCGGTAAATTCGCGTCGAATCAACTAATGGAAGATGCCATACTGGCATCCGAATCACAACTCGTAACCGTCGCGCTGAAACGCGTGAATATGGACGGTAAGGACGATGATATTCTGGCTCACTTGAAAGCACCTCATATCACCTTGTTACCCAATACTTCCGGCGTGAGAACCGCCAAAGAGGCCGTGTTCGCCGCGCAACTGGCGAGAGAGGCTCTCGGCACGAACTGGCTGAAACTGGAAATACATCCCGATCCCAAATACCTGTTGCCCGACCCTATTGAAACCTTGAAAGCGACCGAGGAACTGGCAAAGCTGGGATTCGTGGTGTTACCTTACATTCAAGCCGATCCGGTACTTTGCAAACACCTTGAAAATGCCGGGGCCGCTACCGTAATGCCGTTAGGCGCACCGATCGGCACGAACAAAGGGCTGGTGACCCGCGACCTGCTGGAGATCATCATTGAACAGAGCAATGTCCCGGTAATCGTGGATGCAGGAATCGGGGCCCCCTCCCACGCTGCCGCCGCCATGGAAATGGGTGCTGCCGCCGTACTGGTGAATACCGCTATCGCCGTATCGCCTAACCCGGTAGAAATGGGACGGGCATTTAAACTGGCCGTGGAGGCCGGACGTATGGCATTCGAGGCAAAACTTGCCAAACAATACCGCCACGCACAGGCCAGCTCCCCGTTAACGGCATTTTTGGATTAA
- a CDS encoding thiamine phosphate synthase, protein MLIIITPPHTLPDEECIVNRLFESGLHLLHLRKPGADRETLERYIRGIRPRFRERVILHDHFELAEEYGLRGIHLKYNEARTFTGRDRLAHVSVSCHSFEEIDALPFEPNYVFLSPVFDSISKPGYPSVFAPEYLKENLQKRRVPVIALGGITAEKVAECRKMGFRGVALLGHVWEQPSEAVDRFTNILPDEVLSIAGFDQSSGAGVTADIKTFESCRVYGLGTSSSITFQNQNTYLGTKWLTPDEIIRQCDVLFREFNPAYVKIGLIESFNTLEQVVNYLRTALPKVRIIWDPILKASAGFQFHDGENLTQLQDILQEIYLITPNTDELKTLFGNHPDVESLQTLARSLNLNILWKGGHNDGVLATDRLVTPDKVYTFSVTRARHGKHGTGCVLSSAIASYLTLGYPLPDACRLGQHYVAGFIRSNDTNLGIHNRVESTVPEVDLYRIPLQYITDYKEGVSIPEQVEAVCKGGCRWVQLRMKEADREEFTRIGRTVKEICKRHGALFLVNDNVDIALELDADGVHLGKEDMNPLKARQILGYSKIIGGTCNTFEDVVTRFRQQVDYIGLGPFTYTSTKKRLSPVLGLEGYRKIMEACRKESIYLPVHAIGGIREDDIQPILNTGITGIALSSLLKNSEDITGKTKETMEQLKIKELPPPFGVLPL, encoded by the coding sequence ATGTTGATCATCATCACCCCTCCCCACACCCTACCTGACGAAGAGTGTATCGTGAACAGGCTCTTTGAAAGCGGATTGCACTTGCTGCACCTGCGAAAGCCGGGAGCTGACCGGGAAACGCTGGAACGTTACATCCGGGGTATCCGACCACGTTTCCGGGAGCGTGTTATCCTGCACGACCACTTCGAACTGGCGGAAGAATACGGGTTAAGAGGGATTCACTTGAAATACAACGAGGCACGGACGTTCACCGGGCGGGATCGACTCGCACACGTGAGCGTGTCGTGTCACTCCTTCGAGGAAATCGACGCCCTGCCTTTCGAGCCGAACTACGTCTTTCTCAGCCCGGTATTTGACAGTATCTCCAAACCCGGATACCCGTCGGTTTTCGCCCCGGAATACCTGAAGGAAAACTTGCAAAAGAGACGCGTACCCGTGATCGCCCTAGGGGGAATCACCGCGGAAAAAGTCGCGGAATGTCGGAAAATGGGATTCCGCGGGGTCGCCTTGCTGGGACACGTGTGGGAACAGCCGTCGGAGGCCGTCGACCGTTTCACCAATATCTTGCCCGACGAGGTGCTAAGTATTGCCGGGTTTGACCAAAGTTCCGGGGCCGGGGTGACGGCTGACATCAAAACATTCGAAAGTTGCCGGGTATATGGACTTGGAACGAGCAGTTCCATCACCTTCCAGAATCAAAATACGTATCTCGGGACGAAGTGGCTCACGCCGGACGAGATCATCCGGCAATGCGACGTTCTCTTCCGGGAGTTCAACCCCGCTTACGTCAAAATCGGGTTAATCGAAAGTTTCAACACGCTGGAACAAGTGGTGAACTATCTCCGGACGGCTCTCCCCAAGGTAAGGATTATCTGGGACCCGATACTGAAAGCCAGTGCCGGGTTCCAGTTCCATGACGGGGAGAATCTAACACAGTTGCAGGATATACTTCAGGAGATATACCTGATTACCCCGAACACGGACGAGCTGAAAACACTTTTTGGGAATCACCCGGACGTGGAAAGCCTGCAAACGCTGGCTCGCAGCCTAAACCTTAATATCCTCTGGAAAGGCGGTCATAACGACGGGGTGCTAGCCACCGACCGGCTGGTCACCCCGGACAAGGTGTACACCTTCTCGGTGACACGGGCAAGACACGGGAAACACGGGACGGGATGCGTTCTTTCCTCGGCTATCGCCTCGTATCTCACGCTCGGCTATCCCCTTCCCGATGCTTGTCGGCTAGGGCAGCACTACGTGGCGGGATTTATCCGCTCCAACGACACGAACCTGGGGATACATAACCGCGTGGAAAGCACCGTCCCGGAAGTTGACTTGTATCGGATTCCCTTGCAATACATCACCGACTACAAGGAAGGGGTTTCTATTCCCGAACAGGTAGAGGCCGTGTGCAAGGGGGGATGTCGCTGGGTGCAACTACGGATGAAAGAGGCTGACCGGGAAGAGTTTACCCGCATCGGACGCACCGTGAAAGAGATTTGCAAACGTCACGGGGCCTTGTTCCTTGTCAATGACAACGTGGACATCGCCCTTGAACTGGATGCCGACGGGGTACACTTGGGAAAAGAGGACATGAATCCTCTTAAAGCCCGCCAGATTCTCGGTTACTCGAAGATCATCGGGGGAACGTGTAACACGTTTGAAGACGTGGTGACCCGTTTTCGTCAACAGGTAGACTACATCGGTCTGGGACCGTTCACATACACCTCGACGAAAAAGCGCCTCAGCCCGGTCCTCGGTCTCGAAGGTTACCGGAAGATCATGGAGGCCTGCCGGAAAGAGAGTATCTATCTCCCCGTCCACGCCATCGGGGGCATCCGGGAGGACGACATTCAACCGATACTAAACACGGGAATAACAGGCATCGCCCTCTCTTCCTTGCTTAAAAACAGCGAGGATATAACGGGGAAGACGAAGGAAACGATGGAACAATTGAAAATAAAAGAACTCCCTCCCCCCTTCGGGGTACTCCCTCTATAA
- the thiC gene encoding phosphomethylpyrimidine synthase ThiC yields the protein MSQEFTISSGPLPGSEKIYVKGEMFDIEVPMRRINLTPTVDTDGTKIENEPVVVYDTSGPYTDPNYTVDLHKGLPKIREQWIADRNDTVKLEGLSSEYGRARQNDRSLDALRFEHVNTTPRVAKPGHRVSQMYYARQGMITPEMEYIAIRENQMVDKIREAYKKEKGEPLGANFPEYITPEFVRQEVAAGRAIIPANINHPESEPMIIGRNFLVKINANIGNSPITSSISEEVEKAVWAFRWGADTIMDLSTGKNIHETREWIIRNSPVPVGTVPLYQALEKVRGKVEDLTWEIYRDTLIEQAEQGVDYFTIHAGLRWHHVPLTLKRLTGIVSRGGAIMAHWCTTHKRESFLYEHFEEICEILAKYDVGVSIGDGLRPGCIADSNDEAQLAELKTLGELARVASKHDVQVIIEGPGHVPMQKIRENMRLEQEWCDEAPFYTLGPLVTDIAPGYDHITSAIGGAMIGWFGTSMLCYVTQKEHLGLPNRDDVKEGVITFKLAAHAADLAKGHPAAYYRDYAMSKARFEFRWKDQFHLALDSEKALRFHDETLPAEGHKEAHFCSMCGEHFCSMRASEKLRKKLK from the coding sequence ATGAGCCAAGAATTTACCATTTCAAGCGGCCCGCTACCCGGGTCGGAAAAGATTTACGTGAAGGGCGAGATGTTCGACATCGAGGTGCCAATGCGCCGGATTAACCTCACGCCCACGGTTGACACGGACGGGACGAAGATCGAGAACGAGCCTGTCGTGGTTTACGATACATCGGGACCTTACACGGACCCGAACTACACGGTAGACCTGCACAAGGGACTGCCCAAGATCCGGGAACAATGGATCGCCGACCGGAATGACACCGTGAAACTGGAAGGATTGAGCTCCGAGTACGGCCGGGCGCGTCAAAATGATCGCTCGCTCGATGCCTTGCGTTTCGAACACGTGAACACCACGCCGAGAGTGGCGAAACCGGGACACCGCGTGTCACAGATGTACTACGCCCGCCAAGGGATGATTACCCCGGAAATGGAATACATCGCCATCCGCGAGAACCAGATGGTCGACAAGATCCGGGAGGCTTACAAGAAAGAGAAAGGCGAGCCGCTGGGCGCGAACTTCCCGGAGTATATCACCCCGGAATTCGTGCGTCAGGAAGTGGCCGCCGGACGGGCCATCATCCCCGCGAATATCAACCACCCGGAGAGCGAGCCGATGATCATCGGACGTAACTTCCTCGTGAAGATCAACGCCAACATCGGGAATTCCCCCATCACCTCGTCTATTTCCGAGGAAGTGGAAAAAGCCGTGTGGGCCTTCCGCTGGGGAGCCGACACGATCATGGACCTGTCGACCGGGAAAAACATCCACGAGACACGCGAATGGATCATCCGTAACTCGCCCGTACCCGTGGGAACCGTGCCGTTGTACCAGGCACTGGAAAAGGTGCGGGGCAAGGTGGAAGACCTCACGTGGGAAATTTACCGTGACACGCTTATCGAACAAGCCGAGCAGGGCGTGGACTATTTCACGATCCATGCCGGGTTGCGCTGGCACCACGTGCCGCTGACGCTGAAACGCCTCACGGGAATCGTGTCCCGCGGGGGAGCCATCATGGCGCACTGGTGTACGACCCACAAGCGGGAAAGTTTCTTGTACGAGCATTTCGAGGAAATCTGCGAGATTCTCGCCAAATATGACGTCGGGGTATCCATCGGTGACGGGTTGCGTCCCGGTTGCATCGCCGACTCGAACGACGAGGCCCAACTTGCCGAGTTGAAAACACTGGGAGAACTGGCCCGGGTGGCCTCCAAGCATGACGTGCAAGTGATCATCGAGGGACCGGGACACGTGCCGATGCAGAAAATCCGGGAGAATATGCGACTGGAACAGGAATGGTGTGACGAGGCCCCGTTCTACACCCTCGGACCGCTCGTGACGGACATCGCCCCCGGTTACGACCACATCACCTCCGCCATCGGTGGTGCCATGATCGGCTGGTTCGGGACATCCATGCTCTGCTACGTGACCCAGAAGGAACACCTCGGGTTGCCGAACCGGGACGACGTGAAAGAAGGCGTGATTACCTTCAAACTCGCCGCCCACGCCGCCGACCTTGCCAAGGGACACCCCGCCGCTTACTACCGGGATTACGCCATGAGCAAGGCACGTTTCGAGTTCCGATGGAAAGACCAGTTCCATCTCGCGCTGGATTCTGAAAAAGCCTTACGTTTCCACGACGAGACGTTACCCGCCGAGGGACACAAAGAGGCTCATTTCTGCTCCATGTGTGGGGAACATTTCTGCTCCATGCGTGCCAGCGAGAAGTTGAGAAAAAAATTAAAATAA
- the thiS gene encoding sulfur carrier protein ThiS — protein MQVFINDKSFECAPGTTLHEVLAANAIPTGNIAIAVDFNVIPRPDWGKTVLQDGSKIIVIKAVQGG, from the coding sequence ATGCAAGTATTTATAAACGACAAATCCTTCGAATGCGCTCCCGGCACGACACTCCACGAAGTTCTGGCAGCCAACGCTATCCCGACGGGCAACATCGCCATCGCCGTGGACTTTAACGTCATTCCCCGTCCCGACTGGGGAAAAACCGTACTCCAAGACGGCAGCAAGATTATCGTTATCAAGGCAGTACAGGGAGGATGA
- a CDS encoding MGMT family protein, with amino-acid sequence MDETLREFFNDVYEITRQIPRGKVLTYGRIAALAGRPQHARWVGRAMAQSPDDKTLSCHRVVNSVGQTAPGWPQQRTQLESEGVTFRANGCVDMKKHLWEILTAPHSGGSS; translated from the coding sequence ATGGACGAAACATTACGGGAATTTTTCAACGACGTGTACGAGATCACCCGGCAGATCCCGCGGGGAAAAGTACTCACCTACGGCAGGATCGCCGCGCTGGCGGGACGACCGCAACACGCCCGGTGGGTAGGCCGGGCAATGGCACAATCCCCGGACGACAAGACCCTTTCCTGCCATCGTGTCGTGAACAGCGTCGGGCAAACTGCCCCGGGATGGCCCCAACAACGCACCCAGCTCGAAAGCGAGGGCGTCACCTTCCGGGCCAACGGGTGCGTGGACATGAAAAAGCACTTGTGGGAAATCTTAACTGCGCCTCATTCAGGAGGCTCCTCGTAA
- a CDS encoding peptide chain release factor 3 yields the protein MGFKEEILKRRTFGIISHPDAGKTTLTEKLLLFGGAIHVAGAVKSNKIKKTATSDFMEIERQRGISVATSVMGFEYKDVKINILDTPGHQDFAEDTFRVLTACDSVIIVVDSAKGVETQTRKLMQVCRMRKTPVIVFINKLDRPGQDPFDLLDEIEKELQIQVTPLSWPIGNGDQFKGIYNIHRENLCLYSASVQTIQDGIEINDINSGELDEHIGERSADKLREDLELVREVYPAIDRAAYLDGQVAPVFFGSALNNFGIREMLDCFIEIAPSPLPRETDERLVQPDEEKFTGFVFKIHANMDPNHRDRIAFVKVCSGVFRRNTNYLHVGLGKNLKFSTPTAFMASKKSIIDEAYPGDIVGLHDTGNFKIGDTLTEGEKLHFKGIPSFSPELFKYIENADPMKSKQLAKGIDQLMDEGVAQLFTNQFNNRKIIGTVGALQFEVIEYRLLHEYSAACRWENINLYKACWIEALDPKELEDFRLHKAQYMAKDKWGRDVFLAESQYMLQMAQANYKKLVFHFTSEF from the coding sequence ATGGGTTTCAAGGAAGAAATATTAAAACGACGCACGTTCGGTATCATCAGTCACCCCGACGCGGGTAAAACGACCTTAACGGAAAAATTATTGCTTTTCGGTGGCGCCATTCACGTGGCGGGAGCCGTGAAGTCGAACAAGATCAAGAAAACGGCCACCTCCGACTTCATGGAGATCGAGCGCCAGAGAGGCATCTCCGTGGCCACTTCCGTCATGGGTTTCGAGTACAAGGACGTGAAGATCAACATTCTTGACACCCCCGGTCACCAGGACTTCGCCGAGGACACCTTCCGCGTGCTGACGGCCTGCGACAGCGTGATCATCGTCGTTGACTCGGCGAAAGGCGTGGAGACGCAGACCCGCAAGCTGATGCAAGTGTGCCGGATGCGCAAAACCCCGGTTATCGTGTTTATCAACAAGCTCGACCGTCCCGGACAGGACCCGTTCGACCTGCTGGACGAGATAGAGAAAGAGCTGCAAATACAAGTCACCCCGTTAAGCTGGCCCATCGGTAACGGCGACCAGTTCAAGGGCATTTACAACATACACCGCGAGAATCTTTGCCTCTACTCGGCAAGCGTGCAGACCATCCAGGATGGCATCGAGATCAACGACATCAACTCCGGCGAACTCGACGAGCATATCGGCGAGCGCTCGGCCGACAAACTGCGGGAAGACCTCGAACTCGTTCGGGAAGTATACCCCGCCATAGACCGCGCGGCGTACCTCGACGGGCAAGTGGCCCCCGTGTTCTTCGGATCGGCACTGAACAACTTCGGTATCCGCGAGATGCTGGACTGTTTCATCGAGATCGCTCCCAGCCCGCTCCCCCGCGAGACGGACGAGCGCCTCGTGCAACCGGACGAGGAGAAATTCACCGGTTTCGTCTTCAAGATTCACGCCAACATGGACCCCAACCACCGCGACCGCATCGCCTTCGTGAAAGTGTGTTCCGGCGTTTTCCGGCGTAACACCAACTACCTGCACGTCGGGCTGGGCAAGAACCTCAAGTTCTCCACCCCCACGGCATTCATGGCATCCAAGAAATCCATCATCGACGAGGCGTATCCCGGTGACATCGTGGGTCTTCACGACACGGGTAACTTCAAGATCGGCGACACGCTAACGGAAGGCGAGAAACTTCATTTCAAGGGTATTCCCAGTTTCTCACCGGAACTATTCAAATATATCGAGAACGCCGACCCCATGAAATCCAAGCAACTGGCCAAGGGTATCGACCAGCTCATGGACGAGGGTGTGGCCCAGCTGTTCACGAACCAGTTCAACAACCGCAAGATCATCGGAACCGTTGGCGCGCTCCAGTTCGAGGTCATCGAGTACCGTTTGTTGCACGAGTACAGCGCGGCCTGTCGCTGGGAAAACATCAATCTTTACAAGGCTTGCTGGATCGAGGCCCTCGACCCGAAGGAACTGGAAGACTTCCGCCTCCACAAGGCACAGTACATGGCCAAGGACAAATGGGGGCGCGATGTCTTCCTCGCCGAATCGCAGTACATGCTGCAAATGGCACAGGCAAACTACAAGAAACTGGTGTTTCACTTTACATCGGAGTTTTAG
- a CDS encoding endonuclease domain-containing protein, with protein MSIPLQKNPKNTKTLRQELRASATPAEKLLWQYIKEKQIDNYRFRRQHGVGPYILDFYCPSLRLGIELDGNVHDDVIVQEHDWEREKYLKEIAGIHVLRFENEEVTSNTEAVIEVIRCWIAKNNPSC; from the coding sequence ATGTCTATTCCTCTCCAAAAGAATCCCAAAAACACCAAAACTCTCCGACAAGAATTACGTGCAAGTGCTACCCCAGCGGAAAAGCTCCTATGGCAGTATATTAAAGAAAAACAAATAGATAATTATAGATTCCGAAGACAACACGGTGTCGGACCCTATATTCTTGATTTTTATTGTCCTTCTCTCCGGCTGGGAATAGAGCTGGATGGGAATGTGCATGATGATGTTATCGTGCAGGAGCATGATTGGGAACGGGAGAAGTATTTGAAAGAGATCGCGGGGATTCATGTTCTACGTTTTGAAAACGAGGAAGTAACGAGTAACACGGAGGCGGTTATAGAGGTGATTCGTTGCTGGATAGCGAAAAACAACCCTTCTTGCTAA